In one Mucilaginibacter ginsenosidivorax genomic region, the following are encoded:
- the tsaD gene encoding tRNA (adenosine(37)-N6)-threonylcarbamoyltransferase complex transferase subunit TsaD yields the protein MPVILGIESSCDDTSASVCVDGVILSNVIANQSIHEAYGGVVPELASRVHQQNIVPAVQQALLNAKVNKNDIDAVAFTRGPGLLGSLLVGVSFAKAFALAQNAPLVEINHMQAHILAHFIGDHKPVFPFLCLTVSGGHTQIVLVKDYFEMEIIGQTLDDAAGEAMDKTSKILGLPYPGGPLIDKYARQGNPDAYKFPEPQIPGFDFSFSGLKTSILYFIRDNVARNPDFISENMADICASVEKRIATILLNKFERAAKEYGIKQLALAGGVSANTGLRLGLQALCEKNGWESFIPAMQYCTDNAAMIAIAGYYKYLKGEFAGQEIAPMARMIF from the coding sequence GTGCCTGTAATATTAGGAATTGAATCTTCTTGCGATGACACATCTGCCTCTGTTTGCGTTGATGGGGTTATCCTGAGCAATGTTATTGCTAACCAAAGCATTCATGAGGCATATGGCGGCGTTGTCCCCGAGCTTGCCTCAAGGGTACATCAGCAAAATATTGTTCCTGCCGTTCAACAAGCACTATTGAACGCAAAAGTAAACAAAAATGATATTGATGCGGTAGCTTTTACCCGCGGGCCGGGCCTTTTAGGCTCATTATTAGTTGGTGTATCGTTCGCCAAGGCATTTGCGCTTGCCCAAAACGCGCCATTGGTCGAAATTAATCACATGCAGGCCCATATCCTGGCCCACTTTATTGGCGATCATAAGCCCGTGTTTCCATTTTTATGCCTTACCGTATCGGGCGGGCACACGCAAATAGTTTTGGTAAAAGATTATTTTGAAATGGAAATTATTGGCCAAACACTGGATGATGCCGCAGGCGAAGCTATGGATAAAACCAGTAAGATATTAGGCTTACCTTATCCGGGTGGCCCGCTTATAGATAAATACGCTCGGCAGGGTAATCCGGATGCTTACAAGTTCCCCGAGCCACAGATCCCGGGCTTTGATTTTAGTTTTAGCGGACTCAAAACATCGATATTGTATTTTATTCGCGATAACGTGGCCAGGAACCCCGATTTTATCAGCGAAAACATGGCCGATATTTGCGCATCGGTTGAAAAACGGATAGCAACCATATTGCTCAATAAATTTGAAAGGGCGGCAAAAGAGTACGGTATTAAACAATTGGCATTGGCCGGCGGCGTATCGGCCAATACAGGTTTAAGATTGGGCCTGCAGGCCCTTTGCGAAAAAAACGGCTGGGAAAGCTTTATTCCGGCTATGCAATATTGTACAGATAACGCTGCCATGATTGCAATTGCCGGTTACTATAAATATTTAAAAGGTGAATTTGCAGGGCAGGAAATTGCACCTATGGCAAGAATGATATTTTAA